One segment of Streptosporangium brasiliense DNA contains the following:
- the phoU gene encoding phosphate signaling complex protein PhoU produces MRDVYHEELDALTDRLVEMTRLVRSAISRATTALLDSDLQLAESVISHDEEVDRIFAEIEASIFDLMARQQPVAVDLRMIIVALRMGTDLERMGDLAEHVAKVARLRHPDSAIPPEIRSTILEMGQIAERLITKTGSCIASRDVESALELEADDDAMDKLHRRLFKILMDEDWKYGVEPAIDVTLIGRYYERYADHAVRVAQDVVYLVTGSRTQDLDTL; encoded by the coding sequence ATGCGCGACGTCTACCACGAAGAACTCGATGCCCTCACAGACCGGCTGGTCGAGATGACCCGTCTGGTGAGGTCGGCGATCTCCCGGGCCACCACCGCCCTGCTCGACTCCGACCTCCAGCTCGCGGAGAGCGTCATCTCCCATGACGAGGAGGTCGACCGGATCTTCGCGGAGATCGAGGCGTCGATCTTCGATCTGATGGCCCGGCAGCAGCCGGTGGCCGTGGACCTCCGGATGATCATCGTGGCCCTGCGGATGGGCACCGACCTGGAGCGGATGGGCGACCTGGCCGAGCACGTCGCCAAGGTCGCCCGGCTGCGCCACCCGGACTCGGCGATCCCCCCGGAGATCCGCTCCACCATCCTGGAGATGGGCCAGATCGCCGAACGCCTGATCACCAAGACGGGCAGCTGCATCGCCTCGCGCGACGTGGAGTCGGCCCTGGAGCTCGAGGCCGACGACGACGCGATGGACAAGCTGCACCGCAGGCTGTTCAAGATCCTGATGGACGAGGACTGGAAGTACGGCGTCGAGCCGGCCATCGACGTGACGCTGATCGGCCGTTACTACGAGCGCTACGCCGACCACGCGGTCCGCGTCGCCCAGGACGTGGTCTACCTGGTGACCGGCTCCCGGACGCAGGACCTCGACACTCTGTGA
- a CDS encoding M56 family metallopeptidase, with the protein MITAAALAILALVCAVGAWRFTRARWTYRAPHVAIVLWQALGVTWGLAGTGALLAYALEPYGQGVLHGLAAFASAAFDGGYGPPGPYDLPRIVALITGLTALAVLVVVLLTAGVQTFRARHRHRTLLALIAREDPEVPGVRVLDHPGATAYCVPGLRSQVVVSAGTLKLLSPAELSAVLAHEAAHVRERHDLVLLPFAALRRALPWSRLVATVQYEVSLLVEMAADDVARRYCSPRRLATALLRFGTAGAVPTPNGALGAASSSAAVMARVERLVTPGPCLPRGVRYSIVAFSVTLTVSAPLLWLVPH; encoded by the coding sequence GTGATAACCGCGGCAGCCCTGGCGATACTCGCCCTGGTCTGCGCGGTCGGAGCCTGGCGGTTCACGCGGGCGCGGTGGACTTACCGTGCCCCGCACGTGGCCATCGTCCTGTGGCAGGCGCTCGGCGTCACCTGGGGCCTGGCCGGGACCGGCGCGCTGCTCGCCTACGCCCTGGAGCCCTACGGCCAAGGGGTGCTGCACGGTCTGGCCGCCTTCGCCTCGGCCGCCTTCGACGGCGGGTACGGCCCGCCCGGACCTTACGATCTGCCGAGGATCGTGGCCCTCATCACCGGGCTGACCGCACTCGCCGTGCTCGTCGTGGTGCTCCTGACCGCGGGCGTGCAGACCTTCCGCGCCCGCCACCGCCACCGCACCCTGCTCGCCCTCATCGCCCGCGAGGACCCCGAGGTCCCCGGGGTGCGGGTGCTCGACCACCCGGGCGCCACCGCCTACTGCGTGCCCGGCCTCCGCTCCCAGGTCGTCGTCAGCGCGGGCACCCTGAAGCTGCTCTCCCCCGCCGAGCTGAGCGCGGTGCTCGCCCACGAGGCCGCCCACGTCCGCGAGCGGCACGACCTGGTGCTGCTGCCGTTCGCCGCGCTGCGCCGGGCGCTGCCCTGGTCGAGGCTCGTCGCGACCGTGCAGTACGAGGTCAGCCTGCTGGTGGAGATGGCCGCCGACGACGTCGCCCGCCGCTACTGCTCTCCCCGCCGCCTGGCCACCGCCCTGCTCCGCTTCGGTACGGCGGGCGCCGTGCCGACCCCGAACGGGGCGCTGGGCGCGGCGAGCTCGTCGGCGGCGGTGATGGCCCGGGTCGAGCGCCTCGTCACCCCGGGTCCCTGCCTGCCCCGCGGGGTCCGCTACAGCATCGTCGCCTTCTCCGTCACCCTCACGGTCTCGGCCCCGCTGCTCTGGCTGGTCCCGCACTGA
- a CDS encoding sensor histidine kinase: MVASLAALAGFVVGALAVMVVRQNVGQRRMMTPVDGVEPGALPQGVASVLAVLPSSAVVLDKEDRVLRASSAARAFGLVRGDHMMAAELLALARQVRRDGEIRESEIEVAGHKFGQESTNFAVRVAPLGSHGQVLVLAEDQTEHRRVEAVRRDFVANVSHELKTPVGALSLLAETIQDAADDPEAVTRFAGRMQHEAARLTYLVQDLITLSRIQGAEPIPTPGPVPIDEAVHEAIDRCNTTAAAKDITLVAGGAEGLQVWGDDELLVTALRNLIDNAVAYSPEHTRVVVSARAAGAHTESVEISVSDQGIGIPESAQERIFERFFRVDAARSRATGGTGLGLAIVKHVAAAHNGAVTVWSKEGSGSTFTLRLPAFGGMAVAVPGTTTIPLEAAQ; this comes from the coding sequence CTGGTGGCGAGTCTGGCCGCACTGGCCGGCTTCGTCGTGGGAGCGTTGGCCGTGATGGTCGTCCGCCAGAACGTGGGACAGCGACGGATGATGACGCCGGTGGACGGCGTCGAGCCCGGTGCGCTGCCCCAGGGTGTCGCCTCGGTGCTGGCCGTGCTGCCGTCCTCGGCGGTCGTGCTCGACAAGGAGGACCGGGTGCTGCGGGCCAGTTCGGCCGCGCGGGCGTTCGGCCTGGTCAGAGGTGACCACATGATGGCGGCCGAACTGCTCGCGCTGGCCAGGCAGGTACGCAGGGACGGCGAGATCCGTGAGAGCGAGATCGAGGTGGCCGGGCACAAGTTCGGCCAGGAGTCGACCAACTTCGCGGTCAGGGTCGCCCCGCTGGGGTCGCACGGCCAGGTGCTCGTGCTCGCCGAGGACCAGACCGAGCACCGGCGCGTCGAGGCGGTCCGCCGCGACTTCGTCGCCAACGTGAGCCACGAGCTCAAGACGCCGGTGGGCGCGCTGTCGCTGCTGGCCGAGACCATCCAGGACGCCGCCGACGACCCCGAGGCGGTCACCCGCTTCGCCGGGCGCATGCAGCACGAGGCCGCCCGCCTCACCTACCTGGTCCAGGACCTCATCACGCTCTCCAGGATCCAGGGGGCCGAGCCCATCCCCACCCCGGGGCCGGTCCCGATCGACGAGGCCGTGCACGAGGCCATCGACCGCTGCAACACCACGGCGGCGGCCAAGGACATCACGCTCGTCGCCGGCGGCGCCGAGGGGCTGCAGGTCTGGGGTGACGACGAGCTCCTGGTCACCGCGCTGCGCAACCTCATCGACAACGCGGTCGCCTACAGCCCCGAGCACACCCGGGTCGTGGTCAGCGCGCGCGCGGCGGGCGCCCACACCGAATCCGTCGAGATCAGCGTGAGCGACCAGGGGATCGGCATCCCCGAGAGCGCGCAGGAGCGGATCTTCGAGCGCTTCTTCCGCGTCGACGCCGCCCGCTCGCGCGCCACCGGCGGCACGGGTCTCGGCCTGGCCATCGTCAAGCACGTCGCCGCCGCCCACAACGGCGCGGTCACGGTGTGGAGCAAGGAAGGCTCGGGCTCCACCTTCACTCTCCGCCTGCCCGCCTTCGGCGGCATGGCGGTAGCCGTACCCGGTACCACCACCATCCCCCTGGAGGCCGCGCAGTGA
- a CDS encoding SDR family oxidoreductase encodes MNRTAVVTGASSGIGEATARRLAAEGFDVVAGARRRERLDKLSAEVPGIRAVTLDVTSQESVDELAASLDRCDVLVNNAGGAVGLEPVASGDVADWQMMYDTNVLGSLRVTQALLPRLVESGDGVLVMLTSVAGLVSYEGGGGYNAAKHAQTSMAEVLRLELCGQPVRVVEVAPGMVHTEEFSLNRFRGDSAAADRVYQGVPGPLSADDVADAISWCVTRPAHVNIDRLVIRPRAQAAQHKIHRV; translated from the coding sequence ATGAACAGGACAGCAGTGGTGACGGGCGCCAGCAGCGGGATCGGTGAGGCGACGGCACGCCGTCTGGCCGCGGAGGGGTTCGACGTGGTGGCCGGCGCGCGGCGCCGGGAGCGGCTGGACAAGCTGTCCGCCGAGGTGCCCGGGATCCGCGCGGTGACGCTGGACGTGACCTCGCAGGAGTCGGTCGACGAGCTCGCCGCCTCCCTGGACCGCTGCGACGTGCTGGTCAACAACGCCGGCGGCGCGGTCGGCCTGGAGCCGGTGGCGAGCGGGGACGTGGCCGACTGGCAGATGATGTACGACACCAACGTGCTCGGTTCGCTCCGCGTCACCCAGGCGCTGCTGCCCCGCCTCGTCGAGTCCGGTGACGGCGTGCTGGTGATGCTGACCTCGGTCGCCGGGCTGGTCTCCTACGAGGGCGGCGGCGGCTACAACGCGGCCAAGCACGCCCAGACCTCCATGGCCGAGGTGCTGCGGCTGGAGCTGTGCGGCCAGCCGGTCCGGGTGGTCGAGGTCGCCCCCGGCATGGTCCACACCGAGGAGTTCTCCCTCAACCGCTTCCGGGGCGACTCCGCCGCGGCCGACCGCGTCTACCAGGGCGTCCCCGGCCCGCTGTCGGCCGACGACGTGGCCGACGCCATCTCCTGGTGCGTCACCCGCCCGGCCCACGTGAACATCGACCGCCTGGTCATCCGCCCCCGCGCCCAGGCCGCCCAGCACAAGATCCACCGCGTCTGA
- the mshA gene encoding D-inositol-3-phosphate glycosyltransferase, protein MSVRRRRVNRVATISMHTSPLDQPGTGDAGGMNVYIVEAAKRLAQLGVEVEIFTRQTSRDLPPVAEITPGVSVRHVTAGPYEELDKGDLPGQLCGFLSGVLRTEATYDPGRYDVIHSHYWLSGQVGWLAKERWGVPLVHTMHTMAKVKNLLLAEDDRPEPTARVLGEEQVVQVADRLVANTPTEAQELIDLYGAVPGRVEVVNPGVNLSVFQPASKGAARHRLDLPQDAHVLLFVGRVQPLKAPDVLLRAAARMLIDDPSLRPRLVVVCVGGPSGNGLARPSYLTDVAASLGISDVVRIVPPAPQQELADWYRAADVTVVPSHNESFGLVALESQACGTPVAAASVGGLRTAVRDGVSGVLVEGHDPDDWARVLSRFVHRPAWRDTLSTGAVAQAAAFGWSATAARLAEVYAGAMANLYQTPIAVNS, encoded by the coding sequence GTGTCGGTGAGGCGACGGCGGGTCAACCGGGTCGCGACGATCAGCATGCACACGTCCCCCCTGGACCAGCCGGGGACCGGAGACGCGGGCGGCATGAACGTCTACATCGTGGAGGCGGCCAAACGTCTGGCCCAGCTCGGGGTGGAGGTCGAGATCTTCACCCGGCAGACGTCCCGTGACCTTCCGCCGGTCGCTGAGATCACCCCGGGGGTGTCGGTCCGCCACGTGACCGCCGGGCCGTACGAGGAGCTCGACAAGGGCGACCTGCCCGGCCAGCTCTGCGGCTTCCTGTCGGGTGTGCTGCGCACCGAGGCCACGTACGACCCGGGCCGCTACGACGTGATCCACTCCCACTACTGGCTGTCCGGCCAGGTGGGCTGGCTGGCCAAGGAACGCTGGGGCGTGCCGCTGGTGCACACCATGCACACCATGGCCAAGGTGAAGAACCTCCTGCTCGCCGAGGACGACAGGCCCGAGCCGACCGCCCGCGTGCTGGGCGAGGAGCAGGTCGTCCAGGTGGCCGACCGGCTGGTGGCCAACACCCCGACCGAGGCCCAGGAGCTCATCGACCTGTACGGCGCCGTCCCCGGCCGCGTCGAGGTCGTCAACCCCGGAGTGAACCTCAGCGTCTTCCAGCCCGCGTCCAAGGGCGCGGCCCGTCACCGGCTCGACCTGCCGCAGGACGCCCACGTGCTGCTGTTCGTGGGACGCGTGCAGCCGCTCAAGGCCCCCGACGTGCTGCTGCGCGCCGCGGCCCGGATGCTCATCGACGACCCCTCGCTCCGGCCGAGGCTCGTCGTCGTCTGCGTCGGCGGCCCCAGCGGCAACGGCCTGGCCCGGCCCTCCTACCTCACCGACGTGGCCGCCTCGCTGGGCATCTCCGACGTGGTCAGGATCGTCCCGCCGGCGCCCCAGCAGGAGCTGGCCGACTGGTACCGCGCGGCCGACGTGACGGTGGTCCCCTCGCACAACGAGTCGTTCGGCCTGGTCGCCCTGGAGTCCCAGGCGTGCGGCACGCCGGTCGCCGCCGCCTCCGTGGGAGGGTTGCGCACCGCCGTGCGCGACGGCGTCTCCGGGGTGCTCGTCGAGGGGCACGACCCGGACGACTGGGCGCGGGTGCTCAGCCGGTTCGTCCACCGTCCGGCCTGGCGCGACACGCTCTCGACGGGGGCGGTGGCCCAGGCCGCGGCCTTCGGCTGGTCGGCCACCGCGGCCCGGCTCGCCGAGGTGTACGCGGGGGCGATGGCGAACCTGTACCAGACCCCGATCGCGGTCAACTCGTAG
- a CDS encoding DUF2516 family protein, with the protein MFQIHGVLDLIFWILAIAAFIMSAWALVHALRTPARAFAVTGKQSKKLWLVILGLAALFSFASAVGYFGIGLGQLNLFAIASVIAAGIYLADVKPAVSEIGKGGNQGPYGPW; encoded by the coding sequence ATGTTTCAGATCCACGGTGTTCTGGACCTGATCTTCTGGATCCTGGCCATCGCCGCCTTCATCATGTCGGCATGGGCGCTCGTGCACGCCCTGCGGACCCCGGCGCGGGCGTTCGCGGTCACCGGCAAGCAGAGCAAGAAGCTCTGGCTGGTCATCCTGGGGCTGGCCGCGCTGTTCTCGTTCGCCTCGGCCGTGGGTTACTTCGGGATCGGTCTCGGCCAGCTCAACCTCTTCGCCATCGCCTCCGTCATCGCCGCCGGGATCTACCTGGCGGACGTGAAGCCGGCCGTCAGCGAGATCGGCAAGGGCGGCAACCAGGGCCCCTACGGCCCCTGGTGA
- a CDS encoding GNAT family N-acetyltransferase: MPELRFVTDPELTPELIDELVDCWTDVSNAGGSVGFVPPVTADDIRATAEAAFARCGDDDHLVAGFDAEGRVACWLILGDAGSWLRAHWRWVLRVMVHPKHQGRGYGSRLMGAADAAARALGVEALHLTVRGGTGTERFYAGLGYVEAGRIPKAIRLAPGDDRDEIYMVKSL, translated from the coding sequence ATGCCCGAATTGCGTTTTGTCACTGACCCCGAGCTCACCCCCGAGCTGATCGACGAGCTCGTCGACTGCTGGACCGATGTGAGCAACGCGGGTGGATCCGTCGGCTTCGTCCCCCCGGTCACCGCCGACGACATCCGGGCGACGGCCGAGGCCGCGTTCGCCCGCTGCGGTGACGACGATCACCTGGTGGCCGGGTTCGACGCCGAGGGCCGGGTGGCCTGCTGGCTGATCCTGGGCGACGCCGGGTCCTGGCTGCGGGCCCACTGGCGCTGGGTGCTGCGCGTGATGGTCCACCCCAAGCACCAGGGCAGGGGCTACGGGTCCCGGCTCATGGGCGCCGCGGACGCCGCCGCCCGCGCCCTGGGCGTCGAGGCGCTGCACCTGACCGTCCGCGGCGGCACCGGGACCGAGCGCTTCTACGCGGGGCTGGGATACGTCGAGGCCGGCCGCATCCCCAAGGCCATCCGGCTCGCCCCCGGCGACGACCGCGACGAGATCTACATGGTGAAGTCCCTCTGA
- a CDS encoding phosphoglyceromutase, whose product MATLVLLRHGESEWNAKGLFTGWVDAGLSAKGEEEARRGGQLLLDAGVRPDVVHTSVLTRAIQTANLALGAADLLWLPVTRSWRLNERHYGALQGKDKAQTRAEFGDEQFMLWRRSYDTPPPPIADDDEFSQLGDARYASLPNELLPRTECLKDVVERMLPYWYDQIVPDLSAGRTVLVVAHGNSLRALVKHLDGIGDDEIAALNIPTGIPLRYELDDDFRPVAKGGLYLDPEAAAAAIEAVANQGK is encoded by the coding sequence ATGGCGACTTTGGTGCTGCTGCGGCATGGTGAGAGCGAGTGGAACGCTAAGGGTCTGTTCACCGGATGGGTGGACGCGGGGCTCTCGGCCAAGGGCGAGGAGGAGGCGCGGCGCGGCGGGCAGCTGCTGCTCGACGCCGGAGTGCGGCCCGACGTGGTGCACACCTCGGTGCTGACCCGGGCCATCCAGACCGCCAACCTCGCGCTCGGCGCCGCCGACCTGCTCTGGCTGCCGGTCACCCGGTCGTGGCGGCTCAACGAGCGCCACTACGGCGCGCTGCAGGGCAAGGACAAGGCGCAGACCCGCGCCGAGTTCGGCGACGAGCAGTTCATGCTCTGGCGCCGCTCCTATGACACCCCGCCGCCTCCGATCGCCGACGACGACGAGTTCTCGCAGCTCGGCGACGCGCGCTACGCGTCGCTCCCGAACGAGCTGCTGCCGAGGACCGAGTGCCTCAAGGACGTCGTCGAGCGCATGCTCCCCTACTGGTACGACCAGATCGTGCCGGACCTGTCGGCGGGCCGGACCGTCCTGGTCGTCGCGCACGGCAACTCCCTGCGGGCGCTGGTCAAGCACCTCGACGGGATCGGCGACGACGAGATCGCCGCTCTCAACATCCCCACCGGCATCCCGCTCCGCTACGAGCTGGACGACGACTTCCGGCCGGTCGCCAAGGGCGGCCTGTATCTCGACCCCGAGGCCGCCGCGGCCGCCATCGAGGCCGTGGCCAACCAGGGCAAGTAG
- a CDS encoding class I SAM-dependent methyltransferase: MRRPVGEITRGTTGHNRLRRADRWIAAAHGRLLRSADRPLVVDLGYGASHTTTLELFLRLRRVCPSVEVVGIEIDPARVAAARPYERPGLSFALGGFELPVSRPPLLVRAFNVLRQYGEAEAWDYWAMLRERIAPGGVIVEGTCSEVGHRAVWAGLDASGPRTLTLSARFDAFERPSDLADRLPKTLIHRNVPGEPVHAFLRDFDHAWAVNAPLGSYGSRQRWIAAVRMLSGTWPVATLPPLGGRSRWRLGELTLPWEAVAPGPVRRSG, from the coding sequence GTGCGCAGACCGGTCGGCGAGATCACCCGGGGGACGACGGGCCACAACCGGCTGCGGCGGGCCGACCGGTGGATCGCCGCCGCCCACGGCCGCCTCCTGCGCTCGGCGGACCGCCCGCTGGTGGTCGACCTGGGGTACGGGGCCTCGCACACCACGACCCTGGAGCTGTTCCTGCGGCTGCGGAGGGTCTGCCCCTCGGTCGAGGTCGTCGGCATCGAGATCGACCCGGCCAGGGTGGCTGCGGCCAGGCCGTACGAGCGCCCCGGGCTGTCCTTCGCGCTCGGCGGCTTCGAGCTGCCGGTGAGCCGGCCACCCCTGCTGGTCCGGGCCTTCAACGTGCTCAGGCAGTACGGCGAGGCCGAGGCGTGGGACTACTGGGCGATGCTGCGGGAGAGGATCGCCCCGGGCGGGGTGATCGTCGAGGGCACCTGCTCGGAGGTGGGCCACCGCGCGGTCTGGGCCGGGCTCGACGCCTCCGGCCCGCGGACCCTGACCCTCTCCGCCCGGTTCGACGCCTTCGAGCGCCCCTCCGACCTCGCCGACCGCCTGCCCAAGACGCTGATCCACCGCAACGTCCCCGGCGAGCCCGTCCACGCCTTCCTGCGCGACTTCGACCACGCCTGGGCGGTCAACGCCCCCCTGGGGTCCTACGGCTCCCGCCAGCGCTGGATCGCCGCCGTGCGGATGCTCTCCGGGACCTGGCCGGTGGCGACGCTCCCCCCGCTCGGCGGCCGGTCGCGCTGGCGGCTGGGCGAGCTCACGCTCCCCTGGGAGGCCGTCGCCCCCGGCCCTGTCAGGCGGTCCGGTTAG
- a CDS encoding O-acetyl-ADP-ribose deacetylase yields the protein MEIRLVQGDITEQDVDAVVNAANSSLLGGGGVDGAIHRRGGPEILQECRALRASHYGAGLPTGQAVATTAGRLPARWVIHTVGPVHSAAEDRSELLASCYRESLRVADELGAATVAFPAISTGIYGWPMDDGARIALSTVRRASTSVVEVRFVLFDAAAHAAFERSLG from the coding sequence ATGGAGATCAGACTGGTCCAGGGGGACATCACCGAGCAGGACGTCGACGCCGTGGTGAACGCGGCGAACTCCTCCCTGCTGGGCGGCGGCGGCGTGGACGGGGCCATCCACCGCCGCGGCGGACCGGAGATCCTCCAGGAGTGCCGGGCGCTGCGGGCGTCGCACTACGGCGCGGGACTGCCCACCGGACAGGCGGTCGCCACCACGGCGGGCAGGCTCCCCGCCCGCTGGGTGATCCACACCGTCGGCCCGGTCCACTCGGCCGCCGAGGACCGCTCGGAGCTGCTCGCCTCGTGCTACCGCGAGTCGCTGCGGGTCGCCGACGAGCTGGGCGCCGCGACCGTGGCCTTCCCCGCGATCTCCACCGGCATCTACGGCTGGCCGATGGACGACGGCGCCCGCATCGCGCTGTCCACCGTACGGCGGGCGTCCACGAGCGTCGTCGAGGTCAGGTTCGTGCTGTTCGACGCGGCGGCCCACGCCGCCTTCGAGCGGTCGCTCGGCTAG
- a CDS encoding VOC family protein, whose translation MTENVADVGRRLSRQEISDAVGGLGWRYVLGAVRASVPVASLAQAADVAARAVAAAGDDGDGSLWMDVRRDRVVLTLQSLAAARVTPLEIELARRISGAVGELGLRTDAEVGGQGARSVQLLEIAIDALDIAAVRPFWKAVMGYGDEAGASGAEDPLVDPVGQGPAIWFQQMDAPRPQRNRIHFDVSVPHDEAPHRIEAALAAGGVLLSDAAAPSFWVLADAEGNEACVTTWQGRD comes from the coding sequence ATGACAGAGAATGTTGCGGATGTCGGCAGGAGACTCAGCCGGCAGGAGATCTCCGACGCCGTCGGCGGGCTGGGGTGGCGCTACGTCCTGGGCGCCGTGCGCGCGTCGGTGCCGGTGGCGTCGCTGGCGCAGGCGGCCGACGTCGCCGCGCGCGCGGTGGCCGCCGCCGGTGACGACGGCGACGGGAGCCTGTGGATGGACGTCCGCCGGGACCGGGTGGTCCTCACGCTGCAGTCGCTGGCCGCCGCCCGCGTGACACCGCTGGAGATCGAGCTCGCCCGGCGCATCTCCGGGGCCGTCGGCGAGCTCGGGCTGCGCACCGACGCCGAGGTCGGCGGCCAGGGGGCGCGGTCGGTCCAGCTCCTGGAGATCGCGATCGACGCCCTCGACATCGCCGCGGTCCGCCCGTTCTGGAAGGCGGTGATGGGCTACGGCGACGAGGCGGGCGCGTCGGGCGCGGAGGATCCGCTCGTCGACCCCGTCGGCCAGGGGCCGGCGATCTGGTTCCAGCAGATGGACGCGCCGCGGCCGCAGCGCAACCGGATCCACTTCGACGTCTCGGTCCCGCACGACGAGGCGCCCCACCGCATCGAGGCCGCGCTGGCCGCGGGCGGGGTGCTGCTGTCCGACGCCGCGGCGCCCTCCTTCTGGGTGCTGGCGGACGCCGAGGGCAACGAGGCGTGCGTGACCACCTGGCAGGGCCGGGACTGA
- a CDS encoding YbjN domain-containing protein, whose translation MRDVIEAALKGAEVSYEEPRPGSFLVKLPGQHKLATMTWLILGSRALHVEAFFCRQPDENHAEFYRWLLTKNGSTYGVHFALDPVGDVYLVGRVPLAAVSEEEIDRLLGCVLTYSDEGFDRALELGFASSIRREWEWRAKRGESLANLQAFARFADPER comes from the coding sequence ATGCGCGATGTGATCGAGGCGGCGCTGAAGGGCGCGGAGGTCTCCTACGAGGAGCCCCGGCCGGGATCCTTCCTGGTGAAGCTCCCCGGCCAGCACAAACTCGCGACCATGACGTGGCTGATCCTGGGGAGCCGGGCCCTGCACGTGGAGGCGTTCTTCTGCCGCCAGCCCGACGAGAACCACGCCGAGTTCTACCGCTGGCTGCTGACCAAGAACGGCTCCACGTACGGCGTGCACTTCGCCCTCGACCCGGTCGGCGACGTCTACCTGGTCGGCCGCGTCCCGCTGGCGGCGGTCTCGGAGGAGGAGATCGACCGGCTGCTCGGCTGCGTGCTCACCTACTCCGACGAGGGCTTCGACCGGGCGCTGGAGCTGGGCTTCGCCTCCTCGATCCGGCGGGAGTGGGAGTGGCGCGCCAAGCGCGGCGAGTCGCTCGCCAACCTCCAGGCGTTCGCCCGGTTCGCCGACCCCGAGCGCTGA
- a CDS encoding helix-turn-helix domain-containing protein → MALPKVGSIGEYIREQRTQAKISLRQLAAAAGVSNPYLSQIERGLRKPSAEILNQIAKGLHISSQALYVQAGLIEDREPDSDVLTAIRADHLITERQRQVLIDIYESFRKENRAGTPDGDAQTSQKTRSAPEPHGGDAGSSPNGETPLPEEYLAALKPYAAPSDSGHVTPETKEG, encoded by the coding sequence ATGGCACTACCCAAGGTCGGCTCGATCGGCGAATACATCCGCGAGCAGCGCACGCAGGCGAAGATCTCCCTGCGCCAGCTCGCCGCCGCGGCCGGGGTCTCCAACCCCTACCTCAGCCAGATCGAGCGGGGGTTGCGCAAGCCCAGCGCGGAGATCCTGAACCAGATCGCCAAGGGCCTGCACATCTCCTCGCAGGCGCTCTACGTCCAGGCCGGTCTCATCGAAGACCGCGAGCCGGACAGCGACGTGCTGACCGCGATCAGGGCCGACCATCTCATCACCGAGCGTCAGCGCCAGGTGCTCATCGACATCTACGAGTCGTTCCGCAAGGAGAACCGGGCCGGGACCCCGGACGGAGACGCGCAGACCTCCCAGAAAACGCGTTCCGCACCGGAGCCCCATGGGGGCGACGCCGGCTCCTCGCCGAACGGCGAGACGCCACTGCCCGAGGAATATCTCGCCGCGCTCAAGCCCTATGCGGCGCCTTCGGACAGCGGCCACGTCACACCGGAAACCAAGGAAGGTTAA
- a CDS encoding BlaI/MecI/CopY family transcriptional regulator encodes MKGLGELERSIMDIIWAQPSAVTAREVGRLIADRDLAPTTVMTVLDRLTRKGFLLRTRDGRAWRYEPAESRDAYIAELMLEALDLTGDRSAALTRFAQAVSGNEADILRRALTELEDE; translated from the coding sequence GTGAAGGGTCTCGGCGAGCTTGAACGCAGCATCATGGACATCATCTGGGCACAGCCATCCGCGGTGACCGCGCGTGAGGTCGGGCGTCTGATCGCCGACCGGGACCTCGCGCCCACGACCGTGATGACCGTGCTCGACCGGCTGACCCGCAAGGGGTTCCTGCTACGGACCCGCGACGGGCGCGCCTGGCGCTACGAACCGGCCGAGAGCCGCGACGCATACATCGCTGAGCTTATGCTGGAAGCACTTGACCTGACCGGAGACCGGTCGGCCGCCCTTACCCGATTCGCCCAGGCCGTCTCCGGCAACGAGGCCGACATCCTGCGCAGAGCCCTGACGGAGCTGGAGGACGAGTGA